In Plasmodium yoelii strain 17X genome assembly, chromosome: 6, one DNA window encodes the following:
- a CDS encoding tetratricopeptide repeat protein, putative has protein sequence MTEEEIIAETGSNTESEFDEQAELLEKKTAQELFDMGNLEFKESKNYDVAAERFSMAVEKKVKELNVEDSLHPDLREYYLCFADALLTKEEEKNDLFEFLKKKKSVEVTEDEDGSNKEEVTDEQLAFEMFEFSRKCYEMLLEQKKELSQKDLLNYSYVFIRLGDISLLNHFFEEALKEYEKCVNLREEHKLGDENLIAPLISLSQSYMFCGKRKEAVEYFEKVKKILLDVRQKTTPLPKNTNEKIIRDTYEDVQIQINDLKRQIEEEGEEGKEKGSQTIAKELVITTKSEFDKAVLNKDVNEVKKITISNIEADEHANKKRRINLSNYKN, from the exons ATGACAG AAGAAGAAATTATTGCCGAAACAGGTTCCAATACTGAATCTGAATTTGATGAACAAGCAG AACTTCTTGAGAAAAAAACAGCTCAAGAATTATTTGATATGGGAAATCTCGAATTTAAGGAAAGCAAAAATTATGACGTAGCTGCAGAACGATTTTCTATGGCTGTTGAAAAAAA GGTAAAGGAATTAAATGTCGAAGACAGTCTCCACCCTGATTTAAGAGAATACTATTTATGCTTTGCTGATGCACTGCTAACTAAAGAAgaggaaaaaaatgatttattcgaatttttaaaaaaaa aAAAAAGTGTTGAAGTTACCGAAGATGAAGATGGTAGTAACAAAGAAGAAGTCACCGACGAGCAG TTGGCTTTTGAAATGTTTGAATTTTCACGAAAATGCTATGAAATGCTATTAGAACAGAAAAAGGAATTATCACAAAAGGATTTACTAAACTACTCGTATGTGTTTATTAGATTGGGTGATATAAGTTTGTTGAACCACTTTTTCGAAGAAGCCCTAAAG GAATACGAAAAATGTGTAAACTTGAGAGAAGAGCACAAATTAGGAGATGAAAATCTTATAGCCCCATTAATATCCCTTTCGCAAAGTTACATGTTTTGTGGAAAACGAAAAGAAGCAGTAGAATATTTTGAAAAGGTgaagaaaattttattagatGTTAGACAAAAAACAACACCCTTACCAAAAAACactaatgaaaaaattatcagAGATACTTATGAAGATGTTCAAATACAaattaatgatttaaaaCGACAAATAGAAGAAGAAGGAGAAGAAGGAAAGGAAAAGGGTAGTCAAACAATTGCTAAGGAATTAGTAATTACTACAAAG TCTGAGTTTGATAAAGCTGTACTTAATAAAGATGTTAATGAAgtcaaaaaaataacaatttctAATATTGAAGCAGATGAACATGCGAATAAGAAAAGAAGAattaatttatctaactataagaattaa
- a CDS encoding targeted glyoxalase II, putative, which translates to MKIEKKLLSLGYIAYAHIGKRSLTPKLFFENTFINKRNIYNMKMGNDYKYYIVDKKDLCANVIIIPMYNDNYSYIFYDDKDEGIAVDPSDYNNVIKISEKENIKIKNVLCTHKHSDHNSGNFYFYNKNINVYGIKERNNKYINKNIEGIQEFEINNFKIKTYLSNFHCKNHVSYIVENSKHVLKKDGKKNLFFTGDFLFVAGMGKNFEANNIDMYNSIHNIKKKIDINNTYIFCGHEYTLSNIKFALTVDPNNHELNKIYQQVLQNKNSLPTIPTLLSDEYSYNPFLRYDNENIRKVIDLYAKKNNYIIERNSDYLVLLRIMKDNFKTA; encoded by the coding sequence ATgaaaatcgaaaaaaaacTACTAAGCTTAGGATACATTGCCTATGCACATATAGGCAAGCGATCTTTAACCCCCAAACTATTCTTTGAgaatacttttataaataagaggaatatatataatatgaaaatgGGAAATGactataaatattatattgttgATAAAAAAGATTTGTGTGCAAATGTAATTATAATACCTATGtataatgataattattcttatattttttatgatgaTAAAGATGAAGGTATTGCTGTCGATCCAAGTGACTATAACAACGTTATTAAAATATccgaaaaagaaaatataaaaataaaaaatgtattatgcACACATAAACATTCTGACCATAATAGTggaaatttttatttttacaataaaaatataaatgtatatggTATTAAAGAAcgtaataataaatatataaataaaaatatagaaggTATTCAAGaatttgaaataaataattttaaaattaaaacatatttgTCAAATTTTCATTGTAAAAATCATGTATCATACATAGTTGAAAATTCTAAGcatgtattaaaaaaagacggaaaaaaaaacttatttTTTACGGgcgattttttatttgtagcTGGAATGGGTAAAAACTTCGAAGCTAATAACATAGATATGTATAATTCGAtacataatattaaaaaaaaaatcgatataaataatacttatatattttgtggGCATGAATACACATTaagtaatattaaatttgctTTAACTGTTGATCCAAATAACcatgaattaaataaaatttatcaacaagttttacaaaataaaaattctcTACCAACAATACCAACTCTGTTAAGTGATGAATATTCATACAACCCCTTTTTGAGAtatgataatgaaaatattagaaAGGTTATTGATttatatgcaaaaaaaaataattatataattgaaCGAAACTCAGATTATTTAGTTCTTTTGAGAATAATGAAGGATAATTTTAAAACGGCATAG
- a CDS encoding high mobility group protein B3, putative, which yields MEVATEGGSFEKLQFKKCEDKYILDQHLRTCFSYLLLYIIKECYYIYKIKCYIIQNALKIYNSQSKSSILNNYKTLSYLLYSQKWDNNIIYDIINNSNYFCNYFELFNGENYFTEDIHKTNKIKYLPNPYESVKNSINLKEQNKYEEIPPYIQFDNTTIRGVTIHHNLENEFSQILNGIKPFLSTNENPNNKKRKTKNKTIATININEKNQILRIKNLKNIQTTENSFINNKNQPNKMNAIIDTGNYFSKTFISSFQNDINKTDTDIFNESIYEYGQNSKYLQHIQREILNNNIVKDGISIFEYKTLHNIDHVNKFSRNCEYRDNSNLNNDAGQNNNGKNENGGDKEKEINNNDNSNNSEKDNSNNNQDKNNDQNQGGGEQNGEKEGDGKENDNNNDDNDDNNDENDDNNDDNDDNDDNDDGDNGEKAKEISEKEKYKFFYKKIKEIKSNIFVKRCKNVEKYFKKKIFNYINKNNIICNMNIDTIFIYLKNIYYLILNNKQLVFFFIYNTNDVMTAIINTEKCNEINYSEKNFFLYLLTNEKEIYKKIFDEINLKYDKNELILKLKKLKKKLNDLKHTEETNLFEESMKQLGLFKDIKKCVNSNNSNSQNNISNDDIYKLFNYTNKKFLKNYKGVSHKLSLKNLLPKLYNCKDLKETNNLICNVGKNVKSVTKSGGGVGCDGKKKKKNKKNKEANMKKNNMNNYMTNLNSHYNNFMNNNIDKSQINNSFNYFVNFQNNNGQSNNNVNNYSRFYNNMQYAQHMQHSVNFKDNNLNDKNGNKNNETDEKGDENEVKKKAIRGITSFTLFAREKRKELLNQKVFLGSSLTEQTSAVAKIWNNLSDEKKKEWAVKASKINEENFLLQKKKKKRKFTAFSIFAREKRKEYKEKNIDMGLTLAQQNSYVSKLWKQLSNEEKNRYKYLSNTVNAAVAKNNKNQVNYINGQKVSGFKGRIKALDNMMSQHFSNNNNLMYNDMSNFNNNNINNSSNSNNKMVYNPNQVMMGTENNSYNMNYMANMQNMQNMQNIAQGDNNMNYFNYMENMNKNITMGYMNNDMNMIHDNGDDKNKKNSLKKNKKKKNENFNDPNQLMNNPNYMLKNANSFNQQNYNSLPYHNDGLNNTNNYYPLTFPNDNNDEMNNNNTINNNSELYRNIVINNNTQNLITENNQNVMINNMYDQNQISINANNIVNTTTQITNMKNNMTINSDVPMINNTKGDHNISINPIDNNELIQGHANVYITHGLNDNPGISNKINFPLHGHSEFSYNKYPNETNEIYEHDNVNIGGTSNGQTNMVMHNYQVINGNQKKGTKIDDILKKKMMKDEKKKLKEEKMMLKEFDKRRKQLLKAEKLMEKNKNKKMSNSDNNGIAAIDSNSGYYDPASVMNNNNNNNNNNSNNNNNNNMGMYMNMNNYDISNPLINNPMINNYNFYANPDKKNINPLNNNSINIVNNAPSSISTRNNTNNTNNNSGIISAPTDEGNNDDHLSNKGLINFKHVINGNGQNISNDDEFSNYTYGNKFMTDSGGVIRNNNSIPNDTNIQISDDIKKYDHVINNNIHDNTKLGNHISDHQHISNDQIQNPEINSSVINSNIPDGLNHPTYLNSNKEYYNNTNYFNNVISNDQVMFQHTNGTSNVVNNGVPIKYLIENGSNSNKIYGYNNNNNNNYLNNINPNERTANGISGGSNNNTGIIIKNDEYFNTIAREKENNNNNNNNELKVDQTFNNTNYYQKNGTNKYTNRNNTNVIVGSVNNNNNNNKINNSISYDPDDNNHTYSNITNTSAHLHNSKQHNQSQYINLNETINNDMNMGINMEYNNGMNYININNNDNNSNNNNNNNNNKNNNKNNNTSYFYPHNRNNNVPNNNFLPKTNENNTTALNCMANGDNIIYFPDHVVSENNKIPGNLVYFDSDMNRISGRMEDIEINGHKRKQQFFNNASHFLELVDKKIIKRKKKKSSSLNIVNGDNDTIWDLVLKNKTKRERRKNKKSNNITIDNTLDDIINFDQNPNDDLNMLCLNNDGYYLNNDNKDKQNEHNENNENNENNEITNKERDEQNAEGEGEGEGGDSYNPNNENEDDILSFLNICMPNYSTKLNINEQGEVIYDDKRTYNSNTIMNDNDNNFNFLMKTKNKVNENLNNCQIEKYNNAYKKAKLCKWSEQQTNKFYEVIEMFGIDLMMVRALLPSFTDKQIRDKYKKEKKNNPYRIDQALKKNKEIDLEAYENEHGKIDHSTHHNYYDSASDLDNSSPKKNNKDMDDSEINILSIFDNKDDDYNSNVKDQGEDTGITDFNILTLF from the exons atggAAGTAGCAACAGAAGGGGGATCCTTTGAAAAGctacaatttaaaaaatgtgaagATAAGTATATTTTAGATCAACATTTAAGGACTTGTTTtagttatttattattatatattataaaggaatgttattatatatataaaataaaatgttatattatacaaaatGCTTTGAAAATATACAACAGTCAATCAAAATCTTCCAtcttaaataattataagacattgtcatatttattatattctcaGAAATgggataataatataatttatgatattataaataattccaattatttttgtaattaTTTTGAATTGTTTAATGGcgaaaattattttactgaagatattcataaaacaaataaaataaaatatttaccaAATCCTTACGAATCTGTTAAAAATTCAATCAATTtaaaagaacaaaataaatatgaagaaATACCACCTTATATACAATTTGATAACACAACAATAAGGGGTGTAACAATACACCataatttagaaaatgaaTTTTCTCAAATTTTGAATGGAATAAAACCATTCTTATCAACAAATGAGAATcctaataataaaaaaagaaaaacaaaaaataaaacaatagcAACTATCAAtataaacgaaaaaaatcaaattctTAGGATAAAGAACCTCAAAAATATTCAAACTACAGAAAATAGTttcattaataataaaaaccaACCCAATAAAATGAACGCCATTATTGACACTGGTAACTATTTTTCTAAAACTTTTATTTCGTCATTtcaaaatgatataaataaaactgATACTGACATATTTAATGAATCCATATATGAATATGGACAAAACTCAAAATATTTACAACATATACAAAgagaaatattaaataataatattgttaAAGATGGAATTTCTATATTTGAATACAAAACCCTTCACAATATTGATcatgttaataaatttagTAGGAATTGTGAATACAGAGACAATAGTAATTTAAACAACGATGCTGGACAAAATAACAATGGTAAAAATGAAAACGGGGGGGATAaagaaaaggaaataaataataatgacaatTCTAATAATTCGGAAAAAGATAACAGTAATAATAAtcaagataaaaataatgatcaAAATCAGGGAGGAGGCGAACAAAATGGTGAAAAGGAGGGCGATGGTAAAGAAAATGACAATAACAATGacgataatgatgataataatgatgaaaatgacgataataatgatgataatgacGATAATGACGATAATGACGATGGTGATAATGGCGAAAAGGCTAAAGAAATTAGcgaaaaggaaaaatataaatttttttataagaaaataaaagaaataaaatctaatatttttgtaaaaagatgcaaaaatgttgaaaaatacttcaaaaaaaaaatatttaattacataaataagaataatataatatgcaaCATGAATATAGATacaatattcatttatttgaaaaatatatattatttaattttaaacaataaacaattagtattttttttcatatataatactaaTGATGTCATGACTGCTATTATTAACACTGAAAAATGTAACGAAATAAATTATagtgaaaaaaatttttttttatatctcttaacaaatgaaaaagagatatataaaaaaatatttgatgaaataaatttaaaatatgataaaaatgaacttatattaaaattaaaaaaattaaaaaaaaaattaaatgatttAAAACATACAGAAGAGACAAATTTATTTGAAGAAAGTATGAAACAACTTGGATTATTtaaagatattaaaaaatgtgttaacagtaataattctaattctcaaaataatatttccaatgatgatatatataagctttttaattatacaaataaaaaatttttaaaaaattataagggAGTATCTCACAAATTgtcattaaaaaatttattacctaaattatataattgtaaagatttaaaagaaactaataatttaatatgtaATGTTGGAAAAAACGTTAAAAGTGTTACAAAAAGTGGTGGTGGTGTTGGATGTGAtggaaaaaagaaaaagaaaaacaaaaaaaataaagaagcaaatatgaaaaaaaataatatgaataattatATGACTAATTTGAATTCTCATTACAATAACTTTATGAAcaataatatagataaatctcaaataaataattcgtttaattattttgtaaattttcaAAACAATAATGGTCaatcaaataataatgttaacAACTATTCGagattttataataatatgcaaTATGCACAACATATGCAACATAGTGTAAATTTTAAAGACAAcaatttaaatgataaaaatggtaataaaaataatgaaacagATGAAAAAGGTGATGAAAatgaagtaaaaaaaaaagcaataaGAGGTATAACTTCATTTACCTTATTTGCTAGAGAAAAGAGAAAAGAATTGTTAAATCAAAAAGTGTTTCTAGGAAGCTCTTTAACGGAACAAACATCCGCTGTTGCTAAAATTTGGAATAATTTAagtgatgaaaaaaaaaaagaatggGCTGTTAAAGCATCcaaaataaatgaagaaaacttcttattacaaaaaaaaaaaaaaaaaagaaaatttacTGCTTTTAGTATATTTGCTcgtgaaaaaagaaaagaatataaagaaaaaaatatcgaTATGGGTTTAACATTAGCTCAACAAAATTCTTATGTATCAAAATTATGGAAACAGTTATCCAATGaggaaaaaaatagatataaatatttatcgAATACTGTGAATGCTGCTGtagcaaaaaataataaaaatcaggtaaattatattaatggTCAAAAAGTTAGTGGCTTTAAAGGGCGAATTAAGGCTTTAGATAATATGATGAGCCAGCATTTTTCGAACAACAACAATCTCATGTATAACGATATGTCAAACTTTAACAATAACAATATTAACAATAGTAGCAATAGTAACAATAAAATGGTGTATAACCCAAACCAAGTGATGATGGGAACtgaaaataattcatataatatgaattacaTGGCAAATATgcaaaatatgcaaaatatGCAAAACATTGCACAAGGCGACAATAACatgaattattttaattatatggaaaatatgaataaaaatatcacaATGGGGTACATGAACAATGATATGAATATGATTCATGATAATGgagatgataaaaataaaaaaaattccttaaaaaaaaataaaaaaaaaaaaaatgaaaatttcaATGACCCAAATCAACTAATGAATAATCCTAACTATATGCTAAAAAATGCCAATTCATTTAATCAACAAAATTACAATTCTTTACCATATCACAATGATGGATTAAATAATACTAACAATTATTATCCCTTAACTTTTcctaatgataataatgatgaaatgaataataacaacacaataaataataattctgaACTGTACagaaatattgttattaatAACAATACTCAGAATTTGATAACagaaaataatcaaaatgttatgataaataatatgtatgATCAAAATCAGATATCTATAAATGCTAATAATATAGTAAATACAACTACACAAATTacaaatatgaaaaataatatgactATAAATTCTGATGTTCCTATgataaataatacaaaaggAGATCATAATATATCAATAAATCCAATAGATAATAACGAATTGATACAAGGTCATGCTAATGTTTATATAACACATGGGCTTAATGATAACCCAGGaatatcaaataaaataaattttccaTTACATGGGCATAGCgaattttcatataataaatatccaAACGaaacaaatgaaatatatgaacatgATAATGTAAATATTGGTGGGACATCAAATGGGCAAACTAATATGGTTATGCATAATTATCAAGTAATAAATGGTAATCAAAAAAAAGGGACAAAAAttgatgatattttaaaaaaaaaaatgatgaaagatgagaaaaaaaaattaaaagaagaaaaaatgatGTTAAAAGAGTTTGATAAAAGAAGGAAACAATTGTTAAAAGCTGAAAAattaatggaaaaaaataaaaataaaaaaatgtctaatagtgataataatGGGATTGCGGCTATTGATTCAAATTCAGGATATTATGATCCTGCAAGTGTAATGAATAACaacaacaataataataataataatagtaacaataataataataataatatgggCATGTATATGAATATGAACAATTATGATATCTCTAACCCGTTAATAAATAACCCAAtgattaataattataatttttatgctAACCCCGATAAGAAAAACATAAACCCTTTAAATAACAATAGTATAAATATTGTAAATAACGCACCAAGTAGTATAAGTACTCGAAACAATactaataatacaaataataacaGCGGAATTATTTCAGCTCCTACTGATGAAGGAAATAATGATGATCATCTTTCGAATAAAggattaataaattttaaacaTGTGATAAATGGAAATGGACAAAACATATCAAATGATGATgaattttcaaattatacTTATGGTAATAAATTTATGACTGATTCAGGTGGAGTAATACgaaataataattctatacCTAATGATACTAATATACAAATTTCggatgatattaaaaaatatgaccatgtaataaataataatattcatgATAATACAAAATTAGGTAATCATATTTCTGATCATCAGCATATATCAAATGACCAAATTCAAAACCCTGAAATAAATTCATCAGTAATTAATTCTAATATACCTGATGGTCTAAATCACCCAACTTATTTAAATTCtaataaagaatattataataatactaaCTATTTTAACAATGTGATTTCAAATGATCAAGTAATGTTTCAACACACAAATGGAACATCAAATGTTGTAAATAATGGAGTTCcgattaaatatttaattgaaAATGGTtcaaattcaaataaaatatatggatataacaataataacaataacaattatcttaataatattaatccAAATGAAAGAACGGCAAATGGAATATCTGGTGGGTCGAACAATAATACtggtattattataaaaaatgatgaatatTTTAACACTATAGCaagagaaaaagaaaataataataataataataataatgagcTAAAAGTTGACCAAACTTTTAATAATACTAactattatcaaaaaaatggtacaaataaatatactaaCAGAAATAATACTAATGTGATAGTAGGCtctgttaataataataacaataataataaaataaataattctaTTTCATATGATCCAGATGACAATAATCACACTTATAGCAACATTACTAATACATCAGCACATTTACATAATTCTAAACAACACAATCAATcacaatatataaatttaaatgaaacAATAAATAACGATATGAACATGGGAATAAATATGGAATACAACAATGGAATGAATtacattaatataaataataatgataataatagcaataataacaataataataataacaataaaaataataataaaaataacaacacATCCTATTTTTATCCGCATAATAGAAATAACAATGTTcctaataataatttcttaCCCAAAactaatgaaaataatacaacAGCTCTTAATTGTATGGCTAATGgagataatataatatatttccctGATCATGTTGTatcagaaaataataaaattccaGGAAACCTTGTTTATTTTGACTCG GATATGAATAGAATATCTGGAAGAATGGAAGACATTGAAATAAATGGACACAAAAGGAAAcaacaattttttaataatgcaTCTCATTTTTTAGAGTTagttgataaaaaaataataaaacggaaaaaaaaaaaatcatctTCTTTGAATATTGTGAATG GAGACAATGATACAATATGGGATTTggttttgaaaaataaaacaaaaagagAAAGgaggaaaaataaaaaatcaaataatataacaatagATAATACATTAgatgatattattaattttgatcAAAACCCAAATGATGATTTAAATATGCTTTGTCTAAATAATGATGGTTATTATTTGAACAATGATAATAAGGATAAACAGAATGAACacaatgaaaataatgaaaataatgaaaacaaTGAAATAACTAACAAAGAAAGAGACGAACAAAACGCTGAAGGAGAAGGAGAAGGAGAAGGAGGAGATTCTTATAATCCAAAcaatgaaaatgaagatgaTATTCTTAGCTTTCTAAACATTTGTATGCCAAATTATTCTaccaaattaaatataaatgaacaaGGTGAAGTTATATATGATGATAAACGCACATATAATTCAAATACAATAAtgaatgataatgataataattttaattttttaatgaaaacaaaaaataaagttaatgaaaatttaaataattgtcaaattgaaaaatataataatgcatataAAAAAGCTAAATTATGTAAATGGTCAGAACAACAAactaataaattttatgaggTTATTGAAATGTTTGGTATTGATTTAATGATGGTTAGGGCATTATTACCATCTTTTACAGATAAACAAATTCgggataaatataaaaaagaaaaaaaaaataatcctTATAGAATAGATCaagcattaaaaaaaaataaagaaattgaTTTAGAAGCATATGAAAATGAACATGGAAAAATTGACCACTCGACACACCATAATTATTATGACTCAGCTAGCGatttgg ATAATTCTTCtccgaaaaaaaataataaagacaTGGATGATTCAGAGATCAATATCTTAAGTATTTTTGATAACAAAGATGATGATTACAATAGCAATGTCAAAGACCAAGGAGAAGATACGGGCATCACagattttaatattttaactttattttaa
- a CDS encoding serine/threonine protein phosphatase translates to MNMSYLKYFFFGYLAILWKINYVHNTSFSNLKWEYDFYSIGDLHGDKDAFIRILLNESIIDIENKVIRNNVLTVITGDVLDPTYDDIDIILFIKNYNESGKSLNSKIILLLGNHEVNNLCLKFKTPQSNIENYKYRNDMFRKGGTIYNYLIDSPFVVNVNNIIFSHAGVLPFYSTYGIDFINEEGKKEIINNCELLNQKLQNQQELCIACEYGPTLNRYYSYVTKNVFSESKVCSSLYKSLGLLKSNRMVIGHTVQRNKQVNSFCQDKLLLADTGISKWKNGVISYIQYFNDGSYKVKYIKR, encoded by the coding sequence atgaacatgtcatacttaaaatattttttttttggctaTCTAGCTATTTtatggaaaataaattatgtacaTAATACAAGTTTTTCCAATTTAAAATGGGAATATGATTTTTATAGTATAGGGGATTTACATGGTGATAAGGATGCATTTAtaagaatattattaaatgaaaGTATAAttgatatagaaaataaagtAATCCGAAACAATGTGTTAACTGTTATAACTGGAGATGTTTTGGATCCAACATATGATGATAtagatattatattatttattaaaaattataatgaaagTGGAAAAAGTttaaatagtaaaataatattacttTTAGGTAATCATGAagtaaataatttatgtttAAAATTCAAAACTCCTCAAtcaaatatagaaaattataaatataggaATGATATGTTTAGGAAAGGAGgaacaatatataattatttaattgatAGTCCTTTTGTTGTAAATgtgaataatattatattttcacaTGCAGGAGTGTTACCTTTTTACTCTACATATGGTAttgattttataaatgaaGAAGGGAAAAAAGAAATCATAAATAATTGTGAATTGTTAAATCAAAAATTGCAAAACCAACAAGAACTATGTATTGCATGTGAATATGGCCCCACATTAAATAGGTATTATTCATATGttactaaaaatgtattttcaGAATCAAAAGTATGTTCATCATTATATAAATCTTTGGGATTATTAAAATCGAATAGAATGGTTATTGGTCATACTGTTCAAAGAAATAAACAAGTTAATAGTTTTTGCCaagataaattattattagcAGATACTGGAATAAGTAAATGGAAAAATGGAGTCATATCTTATATTCAGTATTTTAACGATGGGTCATataaagtaaaatatataaaaagatAA